The Papio anubis isolate 15944 chromosome 1, Panubis1.0, whole genome shotgun sequence genome window below encodes:
- the LOC108582514 gene encoding atherin-like codes for MRLSALSLLLTLETRGRRGSRCDPRGGAGERGVGPAEPAGCPQPPASPAAAAPRAPPSPPPHAAAAARVLGPLHAGRARSGRSSQRRGLPGAPRPPPLSNPPAAPGSLPDAVVAIRHFRGEGPRLRGVL; via the coding sequence ATGCGCCTCTccgccctcagcctcctcctcacgCTGGAAACTCGAGGACGGCGCGGCAGCCGCTGCGACCCCCGCGGCGGAGCCGGAGAACGCGGCGTCGGCCCAGCCGAGCCCGCCGGGTGCCCGCAGCCGCCCGCATCTCCCGCCGCCGCGGCTCCTCGCGCCCCGCCCTCCCCGCCCCCGCACGCGGCAGCGGCGGCGCGGGTCTTGGGGCCGCTACACGCCGGGCGCGCGCGCTCCGGGCGTTCCTCGCAGCGGCGGGGCCTGCCAGGCGCTCCGCGGCCGCCGCCACTCTCAAACCCCCCGGCTGCGCCTGGGTCCCTTCCAGACGCCGTAGTCGCCATACGTCACTTCCGGGGGGAGGGGCCGCGACTCCGAGGGGTGTTGTGA
- the ELK4 gene encoding ETS domain-containing protein Elk-4, translating into MDSAITLWQFLLQLLQKPQNKHMICWTSNDGQFKLLQAEEVARLWGIRKNKPNMNYDKLSRALRYYYVKNIIKKVNGQKFVYKFVSYPEILNMDPMTVGRIEGDCESLNFSEVSSSSKDVENGGKEKPPQPGAKTSSRNDYIHSGLYSSFTLNSLNSSNVKLFKLIKTENPAEKLAEKKSPQEPTPSVIKFVTTPSKKPPVEPVVATISTSPSISPSSEETIQALETLVSPKLPSLEAPTSASNVTTVFATTPPISSIPPLQEPPRTPSPPLSSHPDIDTDIDSVASQPMELAENLSLEPKDQDSVLPEKDKANNSSRSKKPKGLELAPTLVITSSDPSPLGILSPSLPTASLTPAFFSQTPIILTPSPLLSSIHFWSTLSPVAPLSPARLQGANTLFQFPSVLNSHGPFTLSGLDGPSTPGPFSPDLQKT; encoded by the exons ATGGACAGTGCTATCACCCTGTGGCAGTTCCTTCTTCAGCTCCTGCAGAAGCCTCAGAACAAGCACATGATCTGTTGGACCTCTAATGATGGGCAGTTTAAGCTTTTGCAGGCAGAAGAGGTGGCTCGTCTCTGGGGGATTCGCAAGAACAAACCTAACATGAATTATGACAAACTCAGCCGAGCCCTCAGATACTATTATGTAAAG AATATCATCAAAAAAGTGAATGGTCAGAAGTTTGTGTACAAGTTTGTCTCTTATCCAGAGATTTTGAACATGGATCCTATGACAGTGGGCAGGATTGAAGGTGACTGTGAAAGTTTAAACTTCAGTGAAGTCAGCAGCAGTTCCAAAGATGTGGAGAATGGAGGGAAAGagaaaccacctcagcctggtgCCAAGACCTCTAGCCGCAATGACTACATACACTCTGGCTTATATTCTTCATTTACTCTCAACTCTTTGAACTCCTCCAATGTAAAGCTTTTCAAATTGATAAAGACTGAGAATCCAGCCGAGAAACTGGCAGAGAAAAAATCTCCTCAGGAGCCCACACCATCTGTCATCAAATTTGTCACGACACCTTCCAAAAAGCCACCGGTTGAACCTGTTGTTGCTACTATTTCAACCAGCCCAAGTATTTCTCCATCTTCAGAAGAAACTATCCAAGCATTGGAGACATTGGTTTCCCCAAAACTTCCTTCCCTGGAAGCCCCAACTTCTGCATCTAACGTAACAACTGTTTTTGCCACCACACCACCCATTTCGTCTATACCCCCTTTGCAGGAACCTCCCAGAACACCTTCGCCACCACTGAGTTCTCACCCAGACATCGACACAGACATTGATTCAGTGGCTTCTCAGCCAATGGAACTTGCAGAGAACTTGTCACTGGAGCCTAAAGACCAGGATTCAGTCTTGCCAGAAAAGGACAAAGCAAATAATTCATCAAGATCCAAGAAACCCAAAGGGTTAGAACTGGCACCCACCCTTGTGATCACAAGCAGTGATCCAAGCCCACTGGGAATACTGAGCCCATCTCTCCCTACAGCTTCTCTTACACCAGCATTTTTTTCACAG ACACCCATCATACTGACTCCGAGCCCCTTGCTCTCCAGTATCCACTTTTGGAGTACTCTCAGTCCCGTTGCTCCCCTAAGTCCAGCCAGACTGCAAGGTGCTAACACACTTTTCCAG tttccttctgtACTGAACAGTCATGGGCCATTCACTCTGTCTGGGCTGGATGGACCTTCCACCCCTGGCCCATTTTCCCCAGACCTACAGAAGACATAA